GATTGACTTTTGACTTTTGCTATACTTTCTCGCTATCGGGAATTGCCTCCTCTGGGTTTGTAGTGTCAGAGCAAGTACACTTAAACTCAACAAATATGAAGCTTTCTTGGCCAAAATCCTCAAAAAAAGCCTGGATTTTTGCTTTTTGGTTTTACTTCGCCATTTTAATGAGCATATCTATCTCTGCTTACCTGAAAATTCTGCCAGTCAAATCATCGACTATCCCGTTTTACGATACGATGGGGCATTTTATCTTATTAGGTTTGGCAGCTTTTTTTGGTCATTTAGCTTTAAACAAGCGAAAAATTAATTGCGGCAATATTTTCATACCCATTGCACCACTTCTGGTAGTAATATGTTGCTTTATTGATGAGTTACTTCAGACGCTCTCGCCATACCGAACTGCCAGTGTTTCCGATTTAGCGGCTGATTTTGTTGGGATTGCGGTTTTTTATTGGCTAGCGGAACGAGTAAAATTTAAACAATCCTCAAAGGAGCAAAAAATATGAAATGTCCTGCTTGTGAAAACAACTTAACTGAAATAGTAACTGAAGCTATAACGGTGGATGTGTGTGAAGGTGGGTGTGGCGGTATTTGGTTCGATCGCTTTGAACTTCATCATGTTGACGAACCAACTGAAACTATTGATGAAATCCTGCTCAACATTCACAAAAACGAACAGATTCAGGTTGATGACGCGAAAAAGCGACATTGCCCCAGATGTCAAAACATTGTGATGATGCGCCACTATTTTAGCGTCAAAAAAGAAGTGTTGGTTGATGAATGTCCTAAGTGCGGAGGTTATTGGCTAGATGCGGGTGAATTGCCTAAAATCCGTAATGAATTTAGTTCCGAAGCAGCCAGAGAAGCGGCGGCAGACGAATATTTTTCCCAGGTGTTTAAGCAGTATGGAATAGCAAAGGAAACGAAATAAAATAAACTGGGAGTCAAGCCGCGATCGGAGCCAGTCAATAGAAAGTTAAAATAGAAGCCGATTGTAGCAAAGGGCTAAATTAGTTACTTTATGACAACTGCTGCACCAGTTAAAACTCAGTACGAAGCCGTCATCGGTTTGGAAACCCACTGTCAGCTCAGTACCGACACCAAAATTTTCTGCAATTGCTCGACCGAATTTGGGACTCCCCCAAACGAAAACGTCTGTCCGATTTGCATGGGTATGCCGGGGGTGTTGCCAGTACTGAATCAAAAGGTACTGGAGTACGCCGTCAAAGCTGGCTTAGCCCTCAACTGTCAAATTGCACCATATAGCAAATTCGATCGCAAGCAGTACTTTTACCCCGATTTACCCAAAAATTACCAAATTTCTCAGTATGACCTGCCCATTGCCCAGCACGGGTGGCTGGAAATCGAATTAGTGGACGACGCGGGTAAAGCTACCCGCAAAAAAATCGGCATTACCCGCCTGCATATGGAGGAAGATGCGGGAAAATTAGTTCACGCAGGTAGCGATCGACTTTCCGGTTCCACCTACTCTCTGGTAGACTTCAATCGTACAGGCGTACCG
The Aerosakkonema funiforme FACHB-1375 DNA segment above includes these coding regions:
- a CDS encoding VanZ family protein, coding for MSISISAYLKILPVKSSTIPFYDTMGHFILLGLAAFFGHLALNKRKINCGNIFIPIAPLLVVICCFIDELLQTLSPYRTASVSDLAADFVGIAVFYWLAERVKFKQSSKEQKI
- a CDS encoding TFIIB-type zinc ribbon-containing protein — encoded protein: MKCPACENNLTEIVTEAITVDVCEGGCGGIWFDRFELHHVDEPTETIDEILLNIHKNEQIQVDDAKKRHCPRCQNIVMMRHYFSVKKEVLVDECPKCGGYWLDAGELPKIRNEFSSEAAREAAADEYFSQVFKQYGIAKETK